The Rhizobium sp. WSM4643 genome has a window encoding:
- a CDS encoding TonB-dependent siderophore receptor: MARVFLNVSNNVSRIYRDSLFVATAIALIGIAASPASAQSASADAGATTLEPIVIQGASSDSKTDRTSVAAKNSSAATKINTPLVEMPRSVSVTTEKEIEQHGAQSIIEAVRYSAGVTTGPNGFDPRFDQIFIRGFNVTTVGDYRDSLRQPYINYGMFRTDPYQLQRVEVIKGPVSVLYGSGSPGGLVNKISKLPTEEPIREVGVSYSTKDRAQAMFDFGGPISEDNDDFLYRIVGLARRGDTNFDIADDRYFLAPSFTWKPDEGTTFTLYGLVQADETDSNVGAITTSDGRILDIRASDPDYDYQKVKQQQLGYQFEHEFDNGLTFRQNLRYSHLDLRARYLGVLSWTDTVAHRYPNSIRDEMNVFQVDNQLEAKFDTGPLAHTMLFGLDYTNLQSSFGYGLGAADPAFDFDIDNPTYGVSSATPDYNFLASDADLRQVGIYAMDQIEVGNWRFNLGGRQTWVNQTRDATLPSVSSEEVDKNAFSVQAGALYLFDNGIAPFISYATSFDPVTNRSATNTILPPTKGEQYELGVKYQPPGSDILLSAVAYHIVEQNKPRLADPLTFAYDSQGEVTGKGIELEARAAIADGLDIIAAYAYNDSEVTGGDNVGNTPAITPTHIASLWANYTFQESNPFNGLSVGAGVRYIGETWTDVANTSKNPATFYVDASASYDFGAVDKKYEGLTAAFAIRNIADERETVCEEGFCYLGQGRNMTGTLKYRW, from the coding sequence ATGGCGCGTGTTTTTTTGAATGTTTCTAATAATGTATCGCGAATTTATAGAGATAGCCTATTTGTCGCGACAGCGATCGCCCTGATTGGCATTGCAGCATCGCCGGCTTCAGCCCAGAGTGCATCCGCAGATGCCGGTGCCACAACGCTGGAACCGATCGTCATTCAAGGTGCATCCTCCGATAGCAAGACTGACCGGACGTCCGTTGCCGCCAAGAACAGTTCGGCCGCGACCAAGATCAACACGCCGCTCGTCGAGATGCCGCGTTCGGTCTCGGTGACCACCGAAAAGGAAATCGAGCAGCATGGCGCCCAGAGCATCATCGAGGCCGTGCGCTATTCGGCCGGCGTGACGACCGGACCGAACGGCTTCGATCCGCGCTTCGACCAGATCTTCATTCGCGGCTTCAACGTTACGACGGTCGGCGACTATCGTGACAGCTTGCGCCAGCCCTACATCAATTACGGCATGTTCCGCACCGATCCCTATCAACTGCAGCGCGTCGAGGTAATTAAGGGGCCGGTATCCGTGCTCTACGGCTCGGGATCGCCGGGCGGTCTCGTCAACAAGATATCGAAGCTTCCGACCGAAGAGCCGATCCGCGAGGTGGGTGTTTCATACAGCACCAAGGATCGAGCTCAGGCGATGTTCGATTTCGGCGGGCCGATCAGCGAAGACAACGACGATTTCCTCTATCGCATCGTCGGCCTTGCCCGCCGTGGCGACACCAATTTCGATATTGCCGACGATCGCTATTTCCTGGCGCCGTCGTTTACCTGGAAGCCTGACGAGGGCACGACCTTCACGCTGTACGGTCTGGTGCAGGCCGACGAGACCGACTCTAATGTCGGCGCGATCACGACCTCGGACGGGAGGATCCTCGACATTAGGGCGAGCGATCCCGACTATGACTATCAGAAGGTCAAGCAGCAGCAGCTCGGCTATCAGTTCGAGCATGAATTCGACAATGGCCTGACGTTCCGGCAGAACCTGCGTTATTCGCATCTCGATCTCAGGGCTCGCTACCTCGGCGTTTTGAGTTGGACGGACACTGTTGCGCATCGGTACCCGAATTCGATCCGCGACGAGATGAATGTCTTCCAGGTCGACAACCAGCTCGAGGCGAAGTTCGATACCGGCCCGCTTGCCCACACGATGCTGTTCGGGCTCGACTACACCAATCTGCAGTCAAGCTTTGGCTATGGCCTCGGAGCCGCCGATCCGGCATTCGACTTCGATATCGACAACCCGACCTATGGAGTCTCGAGCGCTACGCCGGACTATAATTTCTTGGCTTCCGATGCCGATTTGCGGCAGGTCGGCATCTACGCCATGGACCAAATCGAGGTCGGAAACTGGCGTTTCAACCTCGGCGGCCGACAGACCTGGGTGAACCAGACGCGAGATGCGACCTTGCCCTCGGTCAGCTCGGAGGAGGTCGATAAGAATGCCTTCTCTGTACAGGCCGGCGCCCTTTACCTCTTCGACAACGGCATCGCGCCATTCATTTCCTACGCGACCTCCTTCGATCCAGTCACCAACCGATCGGCCACCAACACAATTCTTCCGCCGACGAAGGGCGAGCAATACGAGCTCGGCGTGAAGTACCAGCCTCCCGGCTCCGACATCCTGCTATCGGCCGTTGCCTATCACATCGTCGAGCAGAATAAGCCGAGGCTTGCCGATCCGTTAACCTTTGCCTACGACTCCCAGGGCGAGGTGACTGGAAAGGGTATCGAGCTTGAAGCCCGCGCGGCTATCGCCGACGGTCTCGATATCATTGCGGCCTACGCCTATAACGACTCCGAAGTTACCGGGGGCGACAACGTCGGAAATACTCCGGCCATCACCCCTACCCACATTGCGAGCCTGTGGGCGAACTACACTTTCCAGGAAAGCAATCCCTTCAACGGTCTGTCGGTTGGCGCGGGCGTGCGCTACATCGGTGAGACTTGGACGGATGTGGCCAATACCTCGAAGAATCCTGCGAC